The Alnus glutinosa chromosome 7, dhAlnGlut1.1, whole genome shotgun sequence genome includes a region encoding these proteins:
- the LOC133873445 gene encoding ethylene-responsive transcription factor 5-like, with protein sequence MAVYYQGEKVKLEETWELITLTNPSSKERSNNSLYYKKNTEISRKLTIRPIQKTHPLEISNNQPRIEDLAPEQKQNRVDPIREPKCTTSTFPVRSRKPKCRSEKHYRGVRQRSGGKYEAEIQDPIHRSLCMWLGTFDMAIEAVKAYDRAAFKLHGSKAILKFPLEVENMSRIWQEKTMP encoded by the exons ATGGCCGTGTATTACCAAGGGGAGAAGGTCAAACTCGAAGAGACTTGGGAGTTGATTACTTTAACTAATCCTAGCTCTAAAG AAAGATCCAACAACTCTCTATACTACAAGAAAAACACTGAAATTTCCAGAAAACTCACCATTCGGCCAATCCAAAAAACTCACCCattggaaatttccaacaatCAGCCCCGCATTGAAGATCTAGCTCCCGAGCAAAAGCAAAACAGAGTAGATCCAATTCGGGAACCCAAATGCACAACCTCAACCTTCCCTGTCCGTTCCAGAAAACCCAAGTGTAGAAGTGAAAAACACTACAGAGGGGTCCGACAACGGTCGGGGGGCAAGTACGAGGCGGAGATCCAAGATCCCATTCATCGCAGCTTATGCATGTGGCTGGGGACCTTCGACATGGCTATAGAAGCCGTCAAGGCCTACGACCGAGCCGCATTCAAGCTCCACGGCTCGAAAGCCATCCTCAAATTCCCACTCGAAGTCGAGAACATGAGCCGCATCTGGCAAGAGAAAACAATGCCGTGA
- the LOC133873745 gene encoding protein LURP-one-related 15-like gives MALPAPTPAPSGTQFASPVPIIGPQYCAPYPVDLSIVRKVLTISDGNFVVTDVNGTVIFKVKGKILTLHDRRVLLDGAGNPVVTLREKIMSAHDRWQVFRGESVEESNLIFSVKRSSILQLKAKLHVFLANNTKEDVCDFKVEGSWSERSCVVYAGESSSIIAQMHKKETAKSVLIGKDNFSVTIYPNVDYAFIVALVVILDGINNDDVE, from the exons ATGGCTCTACCGGCTCCCACTCCAGCCCCAAGTGGCACACAGTTTGCCTCTCCTGTTCCGATCATCGGCCCTCAGTATTGTGCTCCTTACCCGGTAGATCTTTCAATTGTCCGAAAGGTTCTCACCATTTCCGACGGCAACTTCGTTGTCACAGACGTCAACGGCACCGTCATTTTCAAAGTCAAAGGAAAAATTCTAACCCTTCATGACCGTCGAGTCTTACTTGATGGTGCCGGAAATCCCGTTGTCACTCTTCGAGAGAAG ATCATGAGTGCCCATGATAGATGGCAAGTTTTTAGGGGTGAGAGCGTGGAGGAAAGTAATCTAATTTTTAGCGTTAAGCGAAGTTCAATCCTCCAACTGAAGGCCAAGTTACATGTGTTCTTGGCAAATAACACAAAGGAAGATGTTTGTGACTTCAAGGTTGAAGGAAGTTGGTCTGAAAGATCTTGTGTGGTTTATGCTGGAGAATCTTCCTCAATAATTGCCCAG ATGCATAAGAAGGAAACTGCCAAAAGTGTTTTGATCGGAAAGGACAACTTCAGCGTGACGATTTATCCCAACGTTGATTATGCATTCATAGTTGCCCTTGTGGTGATTCTTGATGGGATTAACAACGACGACGTTGAATGA